Sequence from the Ictalurus furcatus strain D&B chromosome 29, Billie_1.0, whole genome shotgun sequence genome:
GGATCGCGTGCGCTGCAACTGATTTGCCGTTGAAGGCGAGGTGTAGCTCTTTCCCCAGCTCAGGCCTCATCTGCAGGTACTTCTTGATCAGTGCGTCAACGGTGTCTGTGATCTTCAGGTTAACTGGGATGTTGATATTCTTAGAAGGGTCGAACACCAGCACGTCAAGGATGTCAGGCTGAGGAGATCCTGGGGCATCATCATACACCTTTAGAAAGCTGTGAGTGGTCTGACCGAACTCTGGATGAAATTTGGACTGATGGACAACCTGAGGAGAACTGGTTTTTGGCAAAACCTCGCattgctgagagagagagagagcgagaaagagagagagagagagagagagagagagagagagagagagagagagagatgggaagaaggtgcaattaaaaagaaataagttTTACACCAGATCcgtatgaatatttttttttaacaaaaagaaaagttatttttcagTTTCAGCACATAAGAAGCCTGTCTTGAATAGATCTTGAATATAAAAACACTTATAAAGTTAAAGTGTCCCTGATGTTCTAACAGGAAAACATGCCACAAGAGTGAAAATCTGAGAAAGAAAGTCTGTGTTCTATTAactgtaaaaacactgaataacaAAAAGTGCTGAAATAAGCATGACATACCGGAGCACAGACTTTTGTAGCCATCTTCTCTCGTTAGATGCTCtgttgtg
This genomic interval carries:
- the LOC128604233 gene encoding uncharacterized protein LOC128604233, with translation MATKVCAPQCEVLPKTSSPQVVHQSKFHPEFGQTTHSFLKVYDDAPGSPQPDILDVLVFDPSKNINIPVNLKITDTVDALIKKYLQMRPELGKELHLAFNGKSVAAHAILRDLGVKPGAVFITFQRCRGG